In the Colletotrichum lupini chromosome 4, complete sequence genome, TGGCTGTCGAGGGAGGTCGGATCTTCAAGGCACTAAACAGGGTAACAATAATCATGAAAATCATTTCTCAATCCTCGGTTTTCCAGCTCCAAACACCATGAACTCTCAGAATCATCCTTTGATATTGTCGTATTAGGCAGATGTGTGAGTCGGAAGTTAGTAATCAAGGAGTCCGAGATGTAGAGGTCGAACAGGATGCACAGTCAGCAAACGTCGTTGTCCAATAGAACAGGGCAGATTGCCGGAGATCAGCCACCATCACCACACAGACCCTGCTGAAGCGGTCCGGGGGATGCTACCCAAGCACCGAAGACACCCCCGGGCAAGGCCCAATGGACCCCAAAGACCCCTAAAAATAAAGCCAAGCCGCATCGGGGGTGGAGTGACCTGCACCTTGTACCCCGTACCCTACAGGGAACTTGAAGGGGGCAAATAGTTCGTTGCCTGGGCTTCAATGTACTGCGGTACACTATCTGTAGCTCCCCGCTCCATTCCTCTCTCATCACACGCGTCCTCGAAAAGACAGACAGAGACAACGCCCACGCCCATGCAGCTCAGCCGCACTGCAGCTCAATCTAGTCTAGTCACCTATTCGCACCTCTCTGCCACCGTTTATTACCTTGTCCAGGTGCTATGCCGTCGAAGCCATGTCGCAGAAAAACAACGCCTGGCGCCACGTTctctcccctcctcccctttctctctctccgcGACCATGTCGTGTCGCCATCGCGAACAACCTTGACGCGGCTATGAACCTTCGTCATCCTGCTTGACGACTGGCTCTTCGAACCGCTATccgcaacaacaacaacgagATCCCCGCAGTAGGCTCACTATCAAATACTCCGAGAATCGGACCTCGCCCGTCCGAAACCGCCCAACAGTGCTGTTGGTTGTGTCTGCCAATCAGATTGCGACTCTGCCCGAAGTCCTACGAAGGGAATCCCTCCAGATTCTCGAGGCTCTACGATCCCACATCTCCCCAGAGCGAGAACACTCGTCGCCTCGGGCATCATGGCGGCCCTCCCCTCCGGTTGGGAATGGGACTACGATGGCTCCCGCTGGTTCTACCGCTACAAGCCCAACGGCCATGTCCAATTTCACTTCCCGAAAGAGGGCGACGAGTTTCCAGACTTTGTCGATTGCTTTTCACCAGCCCCCGAGCTTGCCCCCGAGGAGAAGCTTGAGAGCCAACAACAGCTCAAAAGACGAACCACGACCGATGCCAATCCAACATCCAAGATGCGCGCTACTGGCGGACCCATGTCCGACTTTGGTATGAGTCGAAGTGGTTTTGGAGGACCCATGAGCAATGACGATGACGATAGCGACGGCTTCTTCTTCCAGCCCGAGAACTTCATGTACCTTGGCCCCGGCGCCTACGACGACATCAGTCCGGAAGCTGACGAGGACGATCGCGAGGAGGCATTGGGTAGGCCGAATGTTGGTGAAAGCGGCGAAGGCAGCAGTACCAAGAACCATGCGATGCTCGATGTTGCCAGTATGAAGTCGGGCGTATCGCCGCTACAAAGCGAGACCAATACACCCTCTATCATCAACAGTGTCCCTGTGCAAGGGGCTGAAGCTACGTCCGAGGCACGGGCAGAGACGACTACTGAGCAGCCTCTCAACGTCAACACTAATACCAGCCCGGATCCCAGCCAGGCCCTCCCACCCTCTCCTGGCGTTCCGCTCCTTGATTCAGTCGAAAAGCCTCGGCCTGGATTCTCAGCCAATTTCTACAGTCCGCCATGGGACCCAGTGGGTACCATGGCCGAAATGGCAACGGAGCACACGGCGCCAGCTCACATCGAAACCCACCCTGACCCGGTTGAGATGGCCGACACAGCAGTGCTAGCACCCATCGAGACGAATTTCGCCGACCTGGGTATTGCCGAGTTACCAGAGCGGACGAGTCCGGCGGAGGCAAAGCCGCCATCTGCTCAGTCTACCCACGATTTTCTGCATCAGACGAACATGAGTGATGCAGCCCTCTACGGCGCTACTTTTGGAACCGGATCTAGGCCGCAAAATTCATCACCCTCTCGGAGATCTACAGCATCTCAGGGACCTCGACGCGATTTAGGTACTGGGATCACAACTCCTGATCACTCTCTGCCAGAGGTGGTGCCTCCGCCGGCGCCGCAACCAACGCAAAGCCCCTCACCAACTCCGAGCGGAAGTGGTCCTTTCAACATCAAAAGAAAGCCTTCCAAGTCGGCGGGCAAGCAGACTCAATACCACCCTTATGTACCCGGAGCAGTCAGCAGCATAGCTACAGAGCAATCGAGCACGACTGACTACAAACCCCGAGAACATCGTAATTCCCTTGCTCGGGATGGGTCCCTAATGATAGGCCCACGAAACAAGTTCGACCAGACAAGTATGCCCTCTGTTCTCAAGCCTCCTCAGCTGCCGCCCAAAGTTCCCATGGACTCGTCTCAAGCCCCAAGCCCTCCCGCCAATCACCAAAGAGCCCCCGGCACAGCCAGTCAAACTTCAGGCCTCGTCACACAGGGGCCTCTGCAACACTTCCCATCAGTGCTGAAGCCAGCAAGAGGACAGCCACAGAGCAGAGCCCAGGACCCGTCGCTCCCGCAGTCAGCATCTTCTGATAGTCCAGGCAAGAAAGGGACAGGCAAGGAAACGCAATACGCGGCATTCCAACCAGGTCTCGCAAGCCAGAAGGCACCTTCACCGTCTCATCAAGACAACACTCAAGCTTTTTCCTCCTCCGCCACAATCTCGCAGACATCTTCTAGTCGCCAAGGCCCGCAAGTTCAACGACCCGAGACGACGCCTATTCAGTCATCGCAAGACCAGTATGGAATAGCAAACCAAAGCGGTCAGCTTCCTGCAACAAACACCCCATCTGCACCCGCCTTCCTTCAGCGTCCGCGAGCCCAGAGTGAAATTCGCCAACAACCATCTTCCGCTCTACACCGAACATCGATAGACTACCCTCGCGATGATACGCAAGGATATGACTCTAGACCAGACGGGGGACGACCTCGGCAGACGTCGTATGCTTCAAGCGAGGTCTCGTCCCTTGGGCCCCCGACAGGCAGCCAGTCATCAGTTCCCCTCCAAACTCCATCACCGTTGGAGAGCGACGGAAGACGCCATTCTTCCGGCTTCTTCCATGGTGCAAACTCGAACTCTTATTCCTCACAGTCCGGTGCTGGGTTCGGTACTGCAGGTTTGAGGACAGCATCAACTTCTGGTCCCTCTGCTGCGCCGACGACAATAGAGAATTCCCGACAGGCCTACAAATTCGCAGAGAGCCAAGCTCCTCCAGCTCGACCAGGGAAGATTCCAGTATCATCAGTGGCCACGGCTCATCCCAATCAAGTCATGGAGTTTCAGACTTCTCGCGAATCTTACACCCCTTCGTCGAATCGCCGTCACTCTCTGCCGCCTGGTAGCACGGCGAGCCAAACAGCGCTACCGGCGTCTCAGCAATCGCAGCCAGAAAGATACGAGTTGTCAGATCAGATTCAAGGCCAAACGCGGCCTCATTTCGACTCGGTGCATTGGGAGACAAGCGGCACTAGTGCTGCTGAGGCTGCTCATGGCATTTCAAGGCCGTATTCAGTGCATCCTATGGCGATGCAATCAGGACAATCTAGTAGTCCAGCCTCAGGAGCCAAGCCCGTATTCACTTCACAACCACCATACCCAACCGATGATAACCGCCAACCCGTGACACTGACAAATCGCCCATCTCGTCCCACAGTAACTCTGCCTCCCCAACAAGGTCTTGGCCCAATGACCCCTTCCACGCCTATAAGGTCTCCCGGTCATCTACTTCACCCTATTCACGAGCACAACGAGATCGAAAGTGTGATGAACTCTGCTCCTAATCCCTCAGGAGGACGAATTTCCCCAAATACCCGAGGGTATACTTCTGAATCGAGTTTCGCTCCCCATCCAGCTTACTGTCCAGTGGCGAGTAACACCCCACCGGATCAAGCTACAGTCAACATGGCAGGACTACCTCAGTCAAGCGCAATGCGCCCCGGATCAACCCCGCCCGTCATGCAACATTCGGCAAACGGAAAGGAAAAGGGAGGCTGGCTGTCCAAGTTCAAGAAAGGAGGCTCTAGCAAGTCCGGTGCCCTTCAAAAGGCCCCGCCGCCACCACAAGGAATCCCGATAGCTCAACAGCCGATGCATGGTGCACCTCCTCCGCCAGTTTCGATGTCGGGAAACCTTATGGCTGCCGGCGTATCAACAGATCCGAGGTTAAGCCAACAAGCGGTGCCAGTCATGTCTGGACAACCAAGCAATGTGCCCAACGCTCAATATACGCCATTTGCCCTGTTAAGTAGGCCAGAATCTTCGAGTAACCAGGCCTTCACTCCAAACACTAGCAGTCTTCAGCAAGCACCAGTTCGCCAGAATTTCCCGGTTCAGAGCAACGCGTCTCTACCTACAGGGCTAGCGTCTCAGCCTATCTCTCAAGCTCAAGGACACTCCATGACCGGGGAACAGATCCAACAACGTTCAGCCAGCGTGCCACCTGGAGGCTTGGTACTGCCCTCAGGTTCACCGATGGACCATATGGATAATCTCTCAGACGCTGCTTCTGTTTCGACAATGGACGTATCTGAAGCCCAAGCACAGCCGGTACTAAGGCCGCAGCTTGTCACAGTTGAGCGGCATGCTGCTCAGCCAACTCGAGAGCAACCCGTACCGCACAATGTCGGCCACACTACTCAATCGGCCCGGCCGACTCTTGAGGGGCGTCCTCTTGATACCAAGGCGCTCGCAGACAGCGAATTGACTGTCCCGCCTCTGTTCTCGAAGCCTCAGCCAAATACTACCGTCAGCACCGTTCCTGTAGATCAAGGTCCCGCTGCTCAGAACAAGTGGACGAAGAAAGCTGCTGTGGACTACTCTGGGGACGACTGGGGCGATGACCCATGGGACTATCAGTAGAATCGTGAATGAAATTCAGCTATGCTATTATGTGTGGCCCATATCGGCTACAGGAGTCTTCTCTGAGTGTCAATATATAGATGTAAGCAAGCTGTACGTGTAGATACCACGTCGATTCGGGCTCAAGTAATGTATTTGTATCAACCCGTAAATACTGCCATCGTATTCACATGGAATACAAAGGAATCTCGCCATGAGCAGCAAAAGAAGCAGAGCCGGGCCCAAGTACACTAGTAGAGTATCTCCTTGTTTTGCAGACCTTGGCTCTACCCGAGACTACCATCGGCAAAGGGTAAATATCAAGGTAAGCTACGATGGGAGACTGAGCTCCGGCTGGCGCTTGTTCTACGACCGAGAGAATTTAAATTTCCGGCATGATTGGTAGAAGGAAATGGAGTGAAGATGCGGATGAAAATTTGCGAATTCTTACAATGCTTTGTTGGCTTTCACCAGTGATGCGATATTAACTGGTCAATGATAATGCGTCCTCAAAGACTTTGTCTTACTGTTTGAACTCCCTTTGTGGATGGAACGGTCGCCTTTATTCAATGACCAACGAGGTAGAGACCTCGACTATTGTGACATTGTCCAAGGTCGAGAACACAAACAGGTCTTTGTAATATCGATGACATTGTTCTGAAAATTGCTAGCTTTGAGTTCAACACTGTTGACTGACCCTCAAGCCTCCGTGCCCGTCATTGGGAGAATACTTATTTCGTCTTCATCCTTTCCAACGTCGATTGAAATacaacatcatcatcatcccaGCACAGCCGATCACCGACATCTTAACAACAGACAAAGTTCAGTATACCCCAAATCCCAACAAACAACCCACCCACCAACTTGATATCTACTAAGTTGACTACAGCGATGGCGCCACCGTTCCTTAGCCGTCCCGAGATTCAACACCTCGTTTCAAACTTTTTGATCGACTTCTACAACCGCGAAGACGTCGAGAACTGGGAAGATGTACAAAGAGCGACTATCGACGCTATGGGAGATATTATCGTCCAAATCGCTCGGGGGCATGCGCAGGCGCAAGTAGAAGGTACACACCCCTCTCCGGACCCGATGGACTTGGACGATGATGGTGCTGTACAGCCCGAGGAACAAGATTCAGATGACACTTCGGACCCAGATGACTTTGTGAGAGACGACATTCCTCCCCAACCACCCAGGAAGAACTCCAGCTCCTCAGGCTCGGACTTTGAGGGCTCTGGGAAGAAAAATCCCCGCAGCGGTAAAGGCTCAATCAAGACTAGGGACACTCCCCGGAAGGATACCAAGGTAAAGTCTGGCCGTGTTGCAAGCCTCGAGGAACGCAAGACGAACCGATGTGTGCTAGGATGTGGCTTGGGCTACACGACGACGGATCGCCTCAAGAGAGTAAGTTGCTTTTCACTTCCCCTTTGAATTCCAACTCCTTGTGAGAACAAATCAGCTAACAGCATGGGTAGCATTACAAATCTCACCACCCCGGTTGGGAGACCGCAGTTGTGGCTGCTGGCCAGACCATCTTTGCCAATCAGCGCAGCTACACGAAGTGAGAAACATGAGAGGGGGCATGGATTTCCAATATGAGAGGTTTGTTGTCTGCATAATTTTTGCTGATAAGAGTACAGAAAGGGGGTTTTTAGTTTTTGTTTGACTTTGATTTTCAATATTCGGGTTTCAGGTCTTGGGCGCTGATGTGAGGAGAAGGAGTGCGATATCAAGCAGAATAGCGTGAGTCAAAATTGAGTCAGGGGGAGTTGAGCGGTTGATATGTCAAGAAACTCCATAAAGCTCGCCTTTAAATCCTAGTTCTTAACGTGCCTCGCGTAGATAAAAGATCGACGATCCGTCCGACTTTGTTTGCTACTCCTCTGTCATCCTCGCCGGCACCCGGCGTTGCGGTTGCGCCAAGGCATGTCCCGCCGTAAGGGGGCTACCGCACCACTCAGGTGAGTGCGCGTAAATTATCCCTATCGTTGACAGCTTCCTAGACACATTCTAACTCTAGCAGACGCCTTCGACCAGGGCCAATGTGACAAGGTGATGTTGGACCATTCAGACGTCCGATAGCTACGGAGAATTTCATGGGTGACGGCGGCGTCTATTCGTCCACGCCATCCCACCGGCCCGTTGAAACAGACCGTCAAAGTTCAAGGGATGTCCCGTTAGCTTGCCTGATGACAGGACCACCGGTTCATCTTAGACTCGGGGGCTAATGGGCTTGGCCATCTTACAAACGTCAAGTCGGCGTTCGGCAGTCAAAGTCGATGTCGGACTCCTGCCGGCAGCATGGCGAAGTATAAGGTGATGAAAACGCCGGCGCTACATGAGCTGTCACAGTCCAGTGCGTTATTCTTCCATCTTCCGCGGGTCGTAACAACTCAGTCCATTCTTTTTTTCTAGCGCTTTGGCAAATCTGCCTTTCCGTTCCTTATTCCATTTCTCGCCCAACATGCGGTGCTCAACCTTCCTCGCTCTGGCTGCATCAGCCTCCGGCGCGTCCGCCCATTACTTCTTCCCCCACCTCATCGTCAACGGCAACTTCACCGGCTACAACGAATACGTCCGCGACAACAGCGCGGGCTACATGCCCTTCAAGAACGGCTACGACAGCACCGACCTCCGATGCCGTACCGGTTCCATGGAGCACGCCGCCACCACGGGCGTCTATAAAGTCAAGGCAGGCGACGAAGTGGGCTTCGGCCTCAACTTTGGCGGCACGATTCAGCACCCGGGTCCCATGCAGGCCTACCTCTCCAAAGCACCGGGTGATGTTCGCGAGTACGACGGTTCCGGTGACTGGTTCAAGATCTATGAGCTCGGGCCAAAGTCCTTCTCCAGCGAAGGCATCGAGTGGGGCGTCACCAACGTTGGCAACTTTACGTTCAAGTTGCCTGAGGAGACGCCCGCTGGGCAGTACCTTATGCGAATCGAGCACATTGGCGTTCATGGAGCTGGTGACTTTGGTGGTGCGGAGTTCTACTTCAACTGCGCCCAGATCGAAGTTGAGAGCGACAGTACCGCCATCCCCGGGCCGACTGTCAAGATTCCGGGATTGTACGACGGCCACGAGCCCGGTATCGAGTTCTACATGTACCGTCCGTGGATCGTCAACTTCACGATGCCGGGGCCGGCTAGATGGCCCCAA is a window encoding:
- a CDS encoding cellulose-growth-specific protein, which translates into the protein MRCSTFLALAASASGASAHYFFPHLIVNGNFTGYNEYVRDNSAGYMPFKNGYDSTDLRCRTGSMEHAATTGVYKVKAGDEVGFGLNFGGTIQHPGPMQAYLSKAPGDVREYDGSGDWFKIYELGPKSFSSEGIEWGVTNVGNFTFKLPEETPAGQYLMRIEHIGVHGAGDFGGAEFYFNCAQIEVESDSTAIPGPTVKIPGLYDGHEPGIEFYMYRPWIVNFTMPGPARWPQALVENVTAEGVSVAPTITPWTLPAVTSTVGGQDISSSAAVVVPTSLASAAVPSVNATYSYASTTAAGLSGSAAPKSEISGLVVSTVSSAATLSATAVPFTTTSKKSRCPPRSTVISTVYVTASA